From one Candidatus Paceibacterota bacterium genomic stretch:
- a CDS encoding NAD-dependent epimerase/dehydratase family protein, giving the protein MIIEKKRLIEKDPKLKKDDLIVIGGGGGFIGGALARYFRDKGFTRIRSADKKPLPEWYQHVTGVERLHLDLTIPENCARLCEGAVEVYNLAADMGGMGFIERFRVECLRSVLINTHMIEAAYRAGARRYFYSSSACAYNITLQQDPKVRALKESDAYPAMAERGYGWEKLISEMFCEEYWAERGMKTAIARFHNVYGPWGTWDGGREKAPAAICRKVITAIDTGKLVINIWGDGTVTRSFMYIDDCVKGIDMIMHCDDLIATPINLGTSELVTINELVSKVEKIAGVKLKREYDPTQPRGVAGRNSDNTFIKKMLHWEPDTPLDKGLRETYKWIKTQYLAKKAGKRVVD; this is encoded by the coding sequence ATGATTATTGAAAAGAAACGACTGATTGAGAAAGACCCAAAGCTCAAAAAGGACGATCTGATCGTTATTGGGGGTGGCGGTGGATTCATCGGCGGGGCGCTGGCCCGCTACTTCCGCGATAAAGGATTTACGCGCATTCGTTCGGCGGACAAGAAACCGTTGCCGGAGTGGTATCAGCACGTGACCGGGGTCGAGCGCCTTCACTTGGACCTGACCATTCCGGAGAACTGTGCGCGCCTCTGCGAAGGGGCCGTCGAGGTGTACAATTTGGCGGCCGACATGGGCGGCATGGGTTTCATCGAGCGCTTCCGCGTCGAGTGCTTGCGCAGCGTGCTGATCAACACGCACATGATCGAGGCTGCGTACCGAGCGGGCGCGCGTCGCTATTTCTACTCCTCGTCGGCTTGCGCCTACAACATCACTTTGCAGCAGGACCCGAAGGTGCGCGCATTGAAGGAATCCGACGCCTATCCGGCGATGGCCGAGCGCGGTTACGGCTGGGAGAAGCTGATCTCCGAGATGTTCTGCGAGGAATACTGGGCCGAGCGCGGCATGAAAACCGCCATCGCGCGATTCCACAACGTGTATGGCCCGTGGGGCACCTGGGACGGCGGGCGTGAAAAGGCCCCCGCGGCCATCTGCCGCAAAGTCATTACTGCCATAGACACCGGCAAACTCGTGATCAATATTTGGGGCGACGGCACGGTGACCCGCAGCTTCATGTATATTGATGACTGCGTGAAGGGGATTGACATGATCATGCACTGCGACGACCTGATTGCCACACCGATCAATCTCGGCACCAGCGAACTGGTGACCATTAACGAGCTGGTATCCAAGGTGGAGAAGATCGCCGGGGTGAAGCTCAAGCGGGAGTATGACCCGACCCAGCCGCGTGGCGTGGCAGGACGCAATAGCGACAACACCTTCATCAAGAAGATGCTCCACTGGGAGCCCGACACCCCGTTGGACAAGGGCCTGCGCGAGACCTACAAGTGGATCAAGACGCAGTACCTGGCCAAAAAGGCCGGCAAGCGAGTGGTGGACTAG